The proteins below are encoded in one region of Pongo pygmaeus isolate AG05252 chromosome 20, NHGRI_mPonPyg2-v2.0_pri, whole genome shotgun sequence:
- the ZNF473 gene encoding zinc finger protein 473 isoform X4 yields the protein MDFTLGDWEQLGLEQGDMFWDTALDSCQDLFLLNPPRPNLTSHPDGDEDLEPLAGGSPEATGPDVTETKNSPLMEDFFEEGFSQEIREMLSKDGFWNSNFGEACIEDTWLDSLLGDPESLLRSDIATNGESPTECKSHELKRGLSPVSTVSTGEDSMVHNVSEKTLTPAESKEYRGEFGSYSDHSQQDSVQEGEKPYQWSECGKSFSGSYHLTQHWITHTREKPTVYQGCEQGFDQNASLSVYPKTHTGYKFYVCNDFSQSTYLWHQKTHTGEKPCKSQDSDHPPSHDTQPGEHQKTHTDSKSYNCNECGKAFTRIFHLTRHQKTHTRKRYECSKCQATFNLRKHLIQHQKTHAAKTTSECQECGKIFRHSSLLIEHQALHAGEEPYKCNERGKSFRHNSTLKIHQRVHSGEKPYKCSECGKAFCRHTHLNEHRRIHTGYRPHKCQECVRSFSRPSHLMRHQAIHTAEKPYSCAECKETFSDNSHLVQHQKMHTVKTPYECQECGERFICGSTLKCHQSVHAREKQGCVVSGKILDQNPEQKEKCFKCNKCEKTFSCSKYLTQHERIHTRGVKPFECDQCGKAFGQSTRLIHHQRIHSRVRLYKRGDQGKAISSASLIKFQSSHTKEYPFKCNECGKTFSHSACLSKHQLIHAGENPFKCSKCDRVFTQRNYLVQHERTHARKKPLVCNECGKTFRQSSCLSKHQRIHSGEKPYVCDYCGKAFGLNAELVRHQRIHTGEKPYVCQECGKAFTQSSCLSIHRRVHTGEKPYRCGECGKAFAQKANLTQHQRIHTGEKPYSCNVCGKAFVLSAHLNQHLRVHTQETLYQCQRCHKAFRCHSSLTRHQRVHNKQQYCL from the exons ATGGACTTCACCTTGGGAGACTGGGAGCAGCTCGGGCTGGAACAGGGGGACATGTTCTGGGACACAGCGTTGGACAGTTGCCAGGACCTCTTCCTGCTGA ACCCCCCAAGACCCAACCTGACCTCCCACCCAGATGGCGATGAAGATCTGGAGCCTCTGGCTGGAGGAAGCCCAGAAGCAACAGGCCCTG ATGTGACTGAGACCAAGAACTCTCCTCTGATGGAGGATTTCTTTGAAGAAGGATTCTCCCAGGAGATTAGAGAGATGTTATCCAAGGATGGCTTCTGGAACTCCAATTTCGGAGAAGCCTGTATAGAGGACACCTGGTTAGATAGTTTGCTAGGCGATCCAGAAAGTCTTCTGAGGTCTGATATTGCCACCAACGGGGAAAGTCCCACGGAATGCAAGAGTCATGAATTAAAGAGAGGACTCAGTCCTGTGTCCACTGTTTCCACGGGAGAAGATTCCATGGTGCATAATGTTTCTGAAAAGACCCTCACACCAGCTGAGTCTAAGGAATATAGGGGTGAGTTTGGCTCCTACTCGGACCACAGCCAGCAGGATTCTGTTCAGGAAGGGGAGAAACCATATCAATGGAGTGAATGTGGGAAAAGCTTCAGTGGGAGTTACCATCTTACCCAGCACTGGATCACTCATACTAGGGAGAAACCCACTGTCTATCAAGGGTGTGAGCAAGGTTTTGACCAGAATGCTTCCCTTTCTGTGTATCCGAAAACTCACACGGGCTACAAATTCTATGTGTGTAATGATTTTAGTCAGAGTACATACCTGTGGCATCAGAAaactcacactggagaaaaaccgTGTAAGAGTCAAGACAGTGACCACCCACCCAGTCATGACACACAGCCTGGTGAGCATCAGAAAACTCACACAGATAGTAAGTCCTACAACTGTAACGAATGCGGCAAGGCTTTCACCCGGATCTTCCACCTTACTCGGCACCAGAAGACCCACACTCGGAAACGCTATGAATGTTCCAAGTGCCAGGCGACCTTCAACTTGAGAAAACACCTCATCCAACATCAGAAAACTCACGCTGCAAAAACTACCTCTGAGTGTCAGGAGTGTGGGAAGATTTTTAGGCACAGTTCGCTGCTCATTGAACACCAGGCTCTTCATGCTGGAGAGGAGCCTTATAAGTGTAACGAACGTGGGAAATCCTTCAGGCATAACTCTACCCTAAAGATCCATCAGAGGGTTCACAGTGGAGAGAAGCCTTACAAATGCAGTGAGTGTGGGAAGGCCTTCTGCCGGCACACTCACCTTAATGAACATCGGCGAATTCATACAGGCTACAGACCCCACAAATGTCAGGAATGCGTCAGGAGTTTCAGCCGGCCGTCACATCTGATGCGACATCAGGCCATTCACACCGCAGAAAAGCCCTATAGCTGTGCTGAATGCAAGGAGACTTTCAGCGATAACAGTCACCTTGTGCAACACCAGAAAATGCACACCGTCAAAACCCCATATGAATGTCAGGAGTGCGGAGAACGCTTCATTTGCGGCTCAACCCTGAAGTGCCACCAGAGTGTTCACGCCAGAGAAAAACAAGGATGTGTTGTGAGTGGGAAGATCTTGGATCAGAACCCAGAACAGAAAGAGAAGTGCTTTAAGTGTAACAAATGTGAGAAAACCTTTAGCTGCAGCAAATACCTAACTCAGCACGAGAGGATTCACACCAGGGGGGTGAAGCCCTTTGAATGTGAccagtgtgggaaagcctttggCCAAAGTACTCGGCTCATTCACCATCAAAGAATCCACTCTAGAGTGAGGCTGTATAAACGGGGTGATCAAGGGAAAGCCATCAGCAGTGCCTCCCTTATCAAATTTCAGTCCTCCCACACAAAGGAGTACCCTTTTAAATGTAACGAATGCGGAAAGACCTTCAGCCACAGTGCATGCCTGTCAAAACATCAGTTAATTCACGCTGGAGAGAATCCCTTTAAATGTAGTAAGTGTGACAGAGTCTTCACCCAGAGAAACTACCTTGTTCAGCATGAGCGAACTCATGCCAGAAAGAAGCCGTTGGTGTGTAACGAATGCGGGAAAACGTTCCGTCAGAGCTCATGCCTTTCTAAGCATCAGAGAATTCACTCAGGTGAGAAGCCCTATGTATGTGACTACTGCGGGAAGGCCTTTGGCCTGAATGCTGAGCTTGTCCGCCaccagagaattcacactggagaaaagccTTATGTTTGtcaggaatgtgggaaagccttcaccCAGAGCTCATGCCTTTCTATTCACCGGAGAGTTCACACTGGGGAGAAGCCCTACAGATGCggtgaatgtgggaaagcctttgcCCAGAAAGCAAATCTAACACAGCACCAGAGAATTCACACGGGGGAGAAGCCTTACTCCTGTAATGTGTGTGGCAAAGCTTTTGTCCTCAGTGCCCATCTCAACCAGCACCTGAGAGTTCACACCCAGGAGACACTTTATCAGTGTCAACGTTGCCACAAAGCCTTTCGGTGCCACTCGAGCCTCACCCGCCATCAGCGTGTACACAACAAGCAGCAATACTGCCTGTAG
- the ZNF473 gene encoding zinc finger protein 473 isoform X5 → MSTGVVRRVSWISVGEMSRGKDVTETKNSPLMEDFFEEGFSQEIREMLSKDGFWNSNFGEACIEDTWLDSLLGDPESLLRSDIATNGESPTECKSHELKRGLSPVSTVSTGEDSMVHNVSEKTLTPAESKEYRGEFGSYSDHSQQDSVQEGEKPYQWSECGKSFSGSYHLTQHWITHTREKPTVYQGCEQGFDQNASLSVYPKTHTGYKFYVCNDFSQSTYLWHQKTHTGEKPCKSQDSDHPPSHDTQPGEHQKTHTDSKSYNCNECGKAFTRIFHLTRHQKTHTRKRYECSKCQATFNLRKHLIQHQKTHAAKTTSECQECGKIFRHSSLLIEHQALHAGEEPYKCNERGKSFRHNSTLKIHQRVHSGEKPYKCSECGKAFCRHTHLNEHRRIHTGYRPHKCQECVRSFSRPSHLMRHQAIHTAEKPYSCAECKETFSDNSHLVQHQKMHTVKTPYECQECGERFICGSTLKCHQSVHAREKQGCVVSGKILDQNPEQKEKCFKCNKCEKTFSCSKYLTQHERIHTRGVKPFECDQCGKAFGQSTRLIHHQRIHSRVRLYKRGDQGKAISSASLIKFQSSHTKEYPFKCNECGKTFSHSACLSKHQLIHAGENPFKCSKCDRVFTQRNYLVQHERTHARKKPLVCNECGKTFRQSSCLSKHQRIHSGEKPYVCDYCGKAFGLNAELVRHQRIHTGEKPYVCQECGKAFTQSSCLSIHRRVHTGEKPYRCGECGKAFAQKANLTQHQRIHTGEKPYSCNVCGKAFVLSAHLNQHLRVHTQETLYQCQRCHKAFRCHSSLTRHQRVHNKQQYCL, encoded by the exons ATGAGCACAGGTGTGGTGAGGAGAGTGAGCTGGATATCTGTGGGAGAGATGAGCAGAGGCAAAG ATGTGACTGAGACCAAGAACTCTCCTCTGATGGAGGATTTCTTTGAAGAAGGATTCTCCCAGGAGATTAGAGAGATGTTATCCAAGGATGGCTTCTGGAACTCCAATTTCGGAGAAGCCTGTATAGAGGACACCTGGTTAGATAGTTTGCTAGGCGATCCAGAAAGTCTTCTGAGGTCTGATATTGCCACCAACGGGGAAAGTCCCACGGAATGCAAGAGTCATGAATTAAAGAGAGGACTCAGTCCTGTGTCCACTGTTTCCACGGGAGAAGATTCCATGGTGCATAATGTTTCTGAAAAGACCCTCACACCAGCTGAGTCTAAGGAATATAGGGGTGAGTTTGGCTCCTACTCGGACCACAGCCAGCAGGATTCTGTTCAGGAAGGGGAGAAACCATATCAATGGAGTGAATGTGGGAAAAGCTTCAGTGGGAGTTACCATCTTACCCAGCACTGGATCACTCATACTAGGGAGAAACCCACTGTCTATCAAGGGTGTGAGCAAGGTTTTGACCAGAATGCTTCCCTTTCTGTGTATCCGAAAACTCACACGGGCTACAAATTCTATGTGTGTAATGATTTTAGTCAGAGTACATACCTGTGGCATCAGAAaactcacactggagaaaaaccgTGTAAGAGTCAAGACAGTGACCACCCACCCAGTCATGACACACAGCCTGGTGAGCATCAGAAAACTCACACAGATAGTAAGTCCTACAACTGTAACGAATGCGGCAAGGCTTTCACCCGGATCTTCCACCTTACTCGGCACCAGAAGACCCACACTCGGAAACGCTATGAATGTTCCAAGTGCCAGGCGACCTTCAACTTGAGAAAACACCTCATCCAACATCAGAAAACTCACGCTGCAAAAACTACCTCTGAGTGTCAGGAGTGTGGGAAGATTTTTAGGCACAGTTCGCTGCTCATTGAACACCAGGCTCTTCATGCTGGAGAGGAGCCTTATAAGTGTAACGAACGTGGGAAATCCTTCAGGCATAACTCTACCCTAAAGATCCATCAGAGGGTTCACAGTGGAGAGAAGCCTTACAAATGCAGTGAGTGTGGGAAGGCCTTCTGCCGGCACACTCACCTTAATGAACATCGGCGAATTCATACAGGCTACAGACCCCACAAATGTCAGGAATGCGTCAGGAGTTTCAGCCGGCCGTCACATCTGATGCGACATCAGGCCATTCACACCGCAGAAAAGCCCTATAGCTGTGCTGAATGCAAGGAGACTTTCAGCGATAACAGTCACCTTGTGCAACACCAGAAAATGCACACCGTCAAAACCCCATATGAATGTCAGGAGTGCGGAGAACGCTTCATTTGCGGCTCAACCCTGAAGTGCCACCAGAGTGTTCACGCCAGAGAAAAACAAGGATGTGTTGTGAGTGGGAAGATCTTGGATCAGAACCCAGAACAGAAAGAGAAGTGCTTTAAGTGTAACAAATGTGAGAAAACCTTTAGCTGCAGCAAATACCTAACTCAGCACGAGAGGATTCACACCAGGGGGGTGAAGCCCTTTGAATGTGAccagtgtgggaaagcctttggCCAAAGTACTCGGCTCATTCACCATCAAAGAATCCACTCTAGAGTGAGGCTGTATAAACGGGGTGATCAAGGGAAAGCCATCAGCAGTGCCTCCCTTATCAAATTTCAGTCCTCCCACACAAAGGAGTACCCTTTTAAATGTAACGAATGCGGAAAGACCTTCAGCCACAGTGCATGCCTGTCAAAACATCAGTTAATTCACGCTGGAGAGAATCCCTTTAAATGTAGTAAGTGTGACAGAGTCTTCACCCAGAGAAACTACCTTGTTCAGCATGAGCGAACTCATGCCAGAAAGAAGCCGTTGGTGTGTAACGAATGCGGGAAAACGTTCCGTCAGAGCTCATGCCTTTCTAAGCATCAGAGAATTCACTCAGGTGAGAAGCCCTATGTATGTGACTACTGCGGGAAGGCCTTTGGCCTGAATGCTGAGCTTGTCCGCCaccagagaattcacactggagaaaagccTTATGTTTGtcaggaatgtgggaaagccttcaccCAGAGCTCATGCCTTTCTATTCACCGGAGAGTTCACACTGGGGAGAAGCCCTACAGATGCggtgaatgtgggaaagcctttgcCCAGAAAGCAAATCTAACACAGCACCAGAGAATTCACACGGGGGAGAAGCCTTACTCCTGTAATGTGTGTGGCAAAGCTTTTGTCCTCAGTGCCCATCTCAACCAGCACCTGAGAGTTCACACCCAGGAGACACTTTATCAGTGTCAACGTTGCCACAAAGCCTTTCGGTGCCACTCGAGCCTCACCCGCCATCAGCGTGTACACAACAAGCAGCAATACTGCCTGTAG
- the ZNF473 gene encoding zinc finger protein 473 isoform X2, with product MAEEFVTLKDVGMDFTLGDWEQLGLEQGDMFWDTALDSCQDLFLLNPPRPNLTSHPDGDEDLEPLAGGSPEATGPDVTETKNSPLMEDFFEEGFSQEIREMLSKDGFWNSNFGEACIEDTWLDSLLGDPESLLRSDIATNGESPTECKSHELKRGLSPVSTVSTGEDSMVHNVSEKTLTPAESKEYRGEFGSYSDHSQQDSVQEGEKPYQWSECGKSFSGSYHLTQHWITHTREKPTVYQGCEQGFDQNASLSVYPKTHTGYKFYVCNDFSQSTYLWHQKTHTGEKPCKSQDSDHPPSHDTQPGEHQKTHTDSKSYNCNECGKAFTRIFHLTRHQKTHTRKRYECSKCQATFNLRKHLIQHQKTHAAKTTSECQECGKIFRHSSLLIEHQALHAGEEPYKCNERGKSFRHNSTLKIHQRVHSGEKPYKCSECGKAFCRHTHLNEHRRIHTGYRPHKCQECVRSFSRPSHLMRHQAIHTAEKPYSCAECKETFSDNSHLVQHQKMHTVKTPYECQECGERFICGSTLKCHQSVHAREKQGCVVSGKILDQNPEQKEKCFKCNKCEKTFSCSKYLTQHERIHTRGVKPFECDQCGKAFGQSTRLIHHQRIHSRVRLYKRGDQGKAISSASLIKFQSSHTKEYPFKCNECGKTFSHSACLSKHQLIHAGENPFKCSKCDRVFTQRNYLVQHERTHARKKPLVCNECGKTFRQSSCLSKHQRIHSGEKPYVCDYCGKAFGLNAELVRHQRIHTGEKPYVCQECGKAFTQSSCLSIHRRVHTGEKPYRCGECGKAFAQKANLTQHQRIHTGEKPYSCNVCGKAFVLSAHLNQHLRVHTQETLYQCQRCHKAFRCHSSLTRHQRVHNKQQYCL from the exons ATGGCTGAG GAATTTGTGACCCTCAAGGATGTCGGCATGGACTTCACCTTGGGAGACTGGGAGCAGCTCGGGCTGGAACAGGGGGACATGTTCTGGGACACAGCGTTGGACAGTTGCCAGGACCTCTTCCTGCTGA ACCCCCCAAGACCCAACCTGACCTCCCACCCAGATGGCGATGAAGATCTGGAGCCTCTGGCTGGAGGAAGCCCAGAAGCAACAGGCCCTG ATGTGACTGAGACCAAGAACTCTCCTCTGATGGAGGATTTCTTTGAAGAAGGATTCTCCCAGGAGATTAGAGAGATGTTATCCAAGGATGGCTTCTGGAACTCCAATTTCGGAGAAGCCTGTATAGAGGACACCTGGTTAGATAGTTTGCTAGGCGATCCAGAAAGTCTTCTGAGGTCTGATATTGCCACCAACGGGGAAAGTCCCACGGAATGCAAGAGTCATGAATTAAAGAGAGGACTCAGTCCTGTGTCCACTGTTTCCACGGGAGAAGATTCCATGGTGCATAATGTTTCTGAAAAGACCCTCACACCAGCTGAGTCTAAGGAATATAGGGGTGAGTTTGGCTCCTACTCGGACCACAGCCAGCAGGATTCTGTTCAGGAAGGGGAGAAACCATATCAATGGAGTGAATGTGGGAAAAGCTTCAGTGGGAGTTACCATCTTACCCAGCACTGGATCACTCATACTAGGGAGAAACCCACTGTCTATCAAGGGTGTGAGCAAGGTTTTGACCAGAATGCTTCCCTTTCTGTGTATCCGAAAACTCACACGGGCTACAAATTCTATGTGTGTAATGATTTTAGTCAGAGTACATACCTGTGGCATCAGAAaactcacactggagaaaaaccgTGTAAGAGTCAAGACAGTGACCACCCACCCAGTCATGACACACAGCCTGGTGAGCATCAGAAAACTCACACAGATAGTAAGTCCTACAACTGTAACGAATGCGGCAAGGCTTTCACCCGGATCTTCCACCTTACTCGGCACCAGAAGACCCACACTCGGAAACGCTATGAATGTTCCAAGTGCCAGGCGACCTTCAACTTGAGAAAACACCTCATCCAACATCAGAAAACTCACGCTGCAAAAACTACCTCTGAGTGTCAGGAGTGTGGGAAGATTTTTAGGCACAGTTCGCTGCTCATTGAACACCAGGCTCTTCATGCTGGAGAGGAGCCTTATAAGTGTAACGAACGTGGGAAATCCTTCAGGCATAACTCTACCCTAAAGATCCATCAGAGGGTTCACAGTGGAGAGAAGCCTTACAAATGCAGTGAGTGTGGGAAGGCCTTCTGCCGGCACACTCACCTTAATGAACATCGGCGAATTCATACAGGCTACAGACCCCACAAATGTCAGGAATGCGTCAGGAGTTTCAGCCGGCCGTCACATCTGATGCGACATCAGGCCATTCACACCGCAGAAAAGCCCTATAGCTGTGCTGAATGCAAGGAGACTTTCAGCGATAACAGTCACCTTGTGCAACACCAGAAAATGCACACCGTCAAAACCCCATATGAATGTCAGGAGTGCGGAGAACGCTTCATTTGCGGCTCAACCCTGAAGTGCCACCAGAGTGTTCACGCCAGAGAAAAACAAGGATGTGTTGTGAGTGGGAAGATCTTGGATCAGAACCCAGAACAGAAAGAGAAGTGCTTTAAGTGTAACAAATGTGAGAAAACCTTTAGCTGCAGCAAATACCTAACTCAGCACGAGAGGATTCACACCAGGGGGGTGAAGCCCTTTGAATGTGAccagtgtgggaaagcctttggCCAAAGTACTCGGCTCATTCACCATCAAAGAATCCACTCTAGAGTGAGGCTGTATAAACGGGGTGATCAAGGGAAAGCCATCAGCAGTGCCTCCCTTATCAAATTTCAGTCCTCCCACACAAAGGAGTACCCTTTTAAATGTAACGAATGCGGAAAGACCTTCAGCCACAGTGCATGCCTGTCAAAACATCAGTTAATTCACGCTGGAGAGAATCCCTTTAAATGTAGTAAGTGTGACAGAGTCTTCACCCAGAGAAACTACCTTGTTCAGCATGAGCGAACTCATGCCAGAAAGAAGCCGTTGGTGTGTAACGAATGCGGGAAAACGTTCCGTCAGAGCTCATGCCTTTCTAAGCATCAGAGAATTCACTCAGGTGAGAAGCCCTATGTATGTGACTACTGCGGGAAGGCCTTTGGCCTGAATGCTGAGCTTGTCCGCCaccagagaattcacactggagaaaagccTTATGTTTGtcaggaatgtgggaaagccttcaccCAGAGCTCATGCCTTTCTATTCACCGGAGAGTTCACACTGGGGAGAAGCCCTACAGATGCggtgaatgtgggaaagcctttgcCCAGAAAGCAAATCTAACACAGCACCAGAGAATTCACACGGGGGAGAAGCCTTACTCCTGTAATGTGTGTGGCAAAGCTTTTGTCCTCAGTGCCCATCTCAACCAGCACCTGAGAGTTCACACCCAGGAGACACTTTATCAGTGTCAACGTTGCCACAAAGCCTTTCGGTGCCACTCGAGCCTCACCCGCCATCAGCGTGTACACAACAAGCAGCAATACTGCCTGTAG
- the ZNF473 gene encoding zinc finger protein 473 isoform X1 gives MQVGTTSAKGRLTLGLVLLLLDILGARQHGQRVSHGRKGGFLTAPLCFPQPCQPGTWRGRRRSLKEATEPQLAMAEEFVTLKDVGMDFTLGDWEQLGLEQGDMFWDTALDSCQDLFLLNPPRPNLTSHPDGDEDLEPLAGGSPEATGPDVTETKNSPLMEDFFEEGFSQEIREMLSKDGFWNSNFGEACIEDTWLDSLLGDPESLLRSDIATNGESPTECKSHELKRGLSPVSTVSTGEDSMVHNVSEKTLTPAESKEYRGEFGSYSDHSQQDSVQEGEKPYQWSECGKSFSGSYHLTQHWITHTREKPTVYQGCEQGFDQNASLSVYPKTHTGYKFYVCNDFSQSTYLWHQKTHTGEKPCKSQDSDHPPSHDTQPGEHQKTHTDSKSYNCNECGKAFTRIFHLTRHQKTHTRKRYECSKCQATFNLRKHLIQHQKTHAAKTTSECQECGKIFRHSSLLIEHQALHAGEEPYKCNERGKSFRHNSTLKIHQRVHSGEKPYKCSECGKAFCRHTHLNEHRRIHTGYRPHKCQECVRSFSRPSHLMRHQAIHTAEKPYSCAECKETFSDNSHLVQHQKMHTVKTPYECQECGERFICGSTLKCHQSVHAREKQGCVVSGKILDQNPEQKEKCFKCNKCEKTFSCSKYLTQHERIHTRGVKPFECDQCGKAFGQSTRLIHHQRIHSRVRLYKRGDQGKAISSASLIKFQSSHTKEYPFKCNECGKTFSHSACLSKHQLIHAGENPFKCSKCDRVFTQRNYLVQHERTHARKKPLVCNECGKTFRQSSCLSKHQRIHSGEKPYVCDYCGKAFGLNAELVRHQRIHTGEKPYVCQECGKAFTQSSCLSIHRRVHTGEKPYRCGECGKAFAQKANLTQHQRIHTGEKPYSCNVCGKAFVLSAHLNQHLRVHTQETLYQCQRCHKAFRCHSSLTRHQRVHNKQQYCL, from the exons GGAGACTCACATTGGGacttgtcctcctcctcctggacaTTTTGGGGGCTCGTCAGCATGGACAGCGAGTCAGCCATGGGCGGAAGGGAGGCTTTCTCACAGCTCCCTTGTGCTTCCCACAGCCCTGCCAGCCGGGAAcatggaggggaaggaggaggagcttAAAAGAGGCTACTGAACCCCAGTTGGCCATGGCTGAG GAATTTGTGACCCTCAAGGATGTCGGCATGGACTTCACCTTGGGAGACTGGGAGCAGCTCGGGCTGGAACAGGGGGACATGTTCTGGGACACAGCGTTGGACAGTTGCCAGGACCTCTTCCTGCTGA ACCCCCCAAGACCCAACCTGACCTCCCACCCAGATGGCGATGAAGATCTGGAGCCTCTGGCTGGAGGAAGCCCAGAAGCAACAGGCCCTG ATGTGACTGAGACCAAGAACTCTCCTCTGATGGAGGATTTCTTTGAAGAAGGATTCTCCCAGGAGATTAGAGAGATGTTATCCAAGGATGGCTTCTGGAACTCCAATTTCGGAGAAGCCTGTATAGAGGACACCTGGTTAGATAGTTTGCTAGGCGATCCAGAAAGTCTTCTGAGGTCTGATATTGCCACCAACGGGGAAAGTCCCACGGAATGCAAGAGTCATGAATTAAAGAGAGGACTCAGTCCTGTGTCCACTGTTTCCACGGGAGAAGATTCCATGGTGCATAATGTTTCTGAAAAGACCCTCACACCAGCTGAGTCTAAGGAATATAGGGGTGAGTTTGGCTCCTACTCGGACCACAGCCAGCAGGATTCTGTTCAGGAAGGGGAGAAACCATATCAATGGAGTGAATGTGGGAAAAGCTTCAGTGGGAGTTACCATCTTACCCAGCACTGGATCACTCATACTAGGGAGAAACCCACTGTCTATCAAGGGTGTGAGCAAGGTTTTGACCAGAATGCTTCCCTTTCTGTGTATCCGAAAACTCACACGGGCTACAAATTCTATGTGTGTAATGATTTTAGTCAGAGTACATACCTGTGGCATCAGAAaactcacactggagaaaaaccgTGTAAGAGTCAAGACAGTGACCACCCACCCAGTCATGACACACAGCCTGGTGAGCATCAGAAAACTCACACAGATAGTAAGTCCTACAACTGTAACGAATGCGGCAAGGCTTTCACCCGGATCTTCCACCTTACTCGGCACCAGAAGACCCACACTCGGAAACGCTATGAATGTTCCAAGTGCCAGGCGACCTTCAACTTGAGAAAACACCTCATCCAACATCAGAAAACTCACGCTGCAAAAACTACCTCTGAGTGTCAGGAGTGTGGGAAGATTTTTAGGCACAGTTCGCTGCTCATTGAACACCAGGCTCTTCATGCTGGAGAGGAGCCTTATAAGTGTAACGAACGTGGGAAATCCTTCAGGCATAACTCTACCCTAAAGATCCATCAGAGGGTTCACAGTGGAGAGAAGCCTTACAAATGCAGTGAGTGTGGGAAGGCCTTCTGCCGGCACACTCACCTTAATGAACATCGGCGAATTCATACAGGCTACAGACCCCACAAATGTCAGGAATGCGTCAGGAGTTTCAGCCGGCCGTCACATCTGATGCGACATCAGGCCATTCACACCGCAGAAAAGCCCTATAGCTGTGCTGAATGCAAGGAGACTTTCAGCGATAACAGTCACCTTGTGCAACACCAGAAAATGCACACCGTCAAAACCCCATATGAATGTCAGGAGTGCGGAGAACGCTTCATTTGCGGCTCAACCCTGAAGTGCCACCAGAGTGTTCACGCCAGAGAAAAACAAGGATGTGTTGTGAGTGGGAAGATCTTGGATCAGAACCCAGAACAGAAAGAGAAGTGCTTTAAGTGTAACAAATGTGAGAAAACCTTTAGCTGCAGCAAATACCTAACTCAGCACGAGAGGATTCACACCAGGGGGGTGAAGCCCTTTGAATGTGAccagtgtgggaaagcctttggCCAAAGTACTCGGCTCATTCACCATCAAAGAATCCACTCTAGAGTGAGGCTGTATAAACGGGGTGATCAAGGGAAAGCCATCAGCAGTGCCTCCCTTATCAAATTTCAGTCCTCCCACACAAAGGAGTACCCTTTTAAATGTAACGAATGCGGAAAGACCTTCAGCCACAGTGCATGCCTGTCAAAACATCAGTTAATTCACGCTGGAGAGAATCCCTTTAAATGTAGTAAGTGTGACAGAGTCTTCACCCAGAGAAACTACCTTGTTCAGCATGAGCGAACTCATGCCAGAAAGAAGCCGTTGGTGTGTAACGAATGCGGGAAAACGTTCCGTCAGAGCTCATGCCTTTCTAAGCATCAGAGAATTCACTCAGGTGAGAAGCCCTATGTATGTGACTACTGCGGGAAGGCCTTTGGCCTGAATGCTGAGCTTGTCCGCCaccagagaattcacactggagaaaagccTTATGTTTGtcaggaatgtgggaaagccttcaccCAGAGCTCATGCCTTTCTATTCACCGGAGAGTTCACACTGGGGAGAAGCCCTACAGATGCggtgaatgtgggaaagcctttgcCCAGAAAGCAAATCTAACACAGCACCAGAGAATTCACACGGGGGAGAAGCCTTACTCCTGTAATGTGTGTGGCAAAGCTTTTGTCCTCAGTGCCCATCTCAACCAGCACCTGAGAGTTCACACCCAGGAGACACTTTATCAGTGTCAACGTTGCCACAAAGCCTTTCGGTGCCACTCGAGCCTCACCCGCCATCAGCGTGTACACAACAAGCAGCAATACTGCCTGTAG